A section of the Labrus bergylta chromosome 21, fLabBer1.1, whole genome shotgun sequence genome encodes:
- the LOC109996948 gene encoding V-type proton ATPase 116 kDa subunit a 1 isoform X1, which translates to MGELFRSEEMTLAQLFLQSEAAYCCVSELGELGMVQFRDLNPDVNVFQRKFVNEVRRCEEMDRKLRFVEKEIKKASIPTVDTGENPEVPFPRDMIDLEATFEKLENELKEINTNQEALKKNFLELTELKHILRRTQQFFDEMEDPNLLEESSALMEGSEGGRGAPLRLGFVAGVISRERIPTFERMLWRVCRGNVFLRKAEIEDPLEDPATGDQVHKSVFIIFFQGDQLKNRVKKICEGFRASLYPCPETPGERKEMLAGVNSRIDDLQMVLNQTEDHRQRVLQAASKTMRVWFIKVRKMKAIYHTLNLCNIDVTQKCLIAEVWCPVSDLDSIQFALRRGTEKSGSTVPSILNRMQTKQTPPTFNKTNKFTSGFQNIVDAYGIGNYREINPAPYTIITFPFLFAVMFGDMGHGLLMTCAALYLVIRESRLVAQKSDNEMFNMVFAGRYIILLMGLFSIYTGVIYNDCFSKSLNMFGSGWSVRPMFGPKGANWTFETLDGNAVLQLDPAVPGVFNGPYPLGIDPIWNVATNKLTFLNSFKMKMSVVLGVIHMIFGVSLSLFNHLYFKKPLNIFLGFIPEIVFMSSLFGYLILLVFIKWTAYDVFTSKDAPSLLIHFINMCLFNYNDPTNKPLYAGQMGIQILLVLIALACVPCMLIVKTMVLRRQHLWKKHLSQKREETPAENLEQSLEKTGVSSSSTGLTQQGTQKFGGVRVGNGPTEDEAGIMDHDQLSQHSEEGDEHSEEEPFDFGDVAVHQAIHTIEYCLGCISNTASYLRLWALSLAHAQLSEVLWTMVMHLGLSSRSGGGFFGLSIIFGAFATLTVAILLVMEGLSAFLHALRLHWVEFQNKFYCGQGFKFVPFSFESILEGRFDE; encoded by the exons ATGGGGGAACTGTTCAGGAGCGAGGAGATGACCCTCGCCCAGCTCTTTCTCCAGTCTGAGGCAGCCTACTGCTGCGTCAGCGAGCTGGGAGAACTGGGCATGGTCCAGTTCAGAGAT CTAAACCCAGATGTAAACGTGTTCCAGCGCAaatttgtgaatgaagtgaggAGATGTGAGGAGATGGACAGGAAACTGA GGTTTGTGGAGAAGGAGATAAAGAAAGCTAGCATCCCAACTGTGGACACTGGAGAGAACCCGGAGGTGCCTTTTCCTCGGGACATGATCGATCTAGAG GCCACATTTGAGAAACTGGAGAACGAACTGAAGGAGATCAACACAAACCAGGAAGCCCTGAAGAAGAACTTCCTGGAGCTGACGGAGCTCAAACACATCCTCCGACGAACACAGCAGTTCTTTGATGAG ATGGAGGATCCCAACCTGCTGGAGGAGTCATCAGCCCTGATGGAGGGCAGCGAGGGGGGCCGGGGAGCCCCTCTCAGACTGGG GTTTGTGGCTGGAGTGATCAGCAGGGAGAGGATTCCCACCTTTGAGAGGATGCTGTGGAGGGTGTGTCGCGGCAACGTCTTCTTAAGGAAGGCGGAGATCGAGGACCCTCTGGAGGACCCCGCCACG GGAGACCAGGTCCACaaatcagtgttcatcatcttCTTCCAAGGTGACCAGCTGAAGAACAGGGTGAAGAAGATCTGTGAGGG GTTCCGCGCCTCCCTCTACCCGTGTCCAGAGACCCCGGGGGAGAGGAAGGAGATGCTGGCTGGAGTCAACAGCCGCATCGACGATCTCCAGATG GTGCTGAATCAAACAGAGGACCACCGTCAGCGAGTGCTGCAGGCCGCCTCAAAGACGATGCGGGTGTGGTTCATCAAGGTGAGGAAGATGAAGGCCATCTACCACACTCTCAACCTCTGCAACATCGACGTCACCCAGAAGTGTCTGATTGCTGAGGTGTGGTGTCCCGTCTCGGACCTGGACTCCATCCAGTTCGCTCTGCGCAGAGGGacg GAGAAGAGCGGGTCTACGGTGCCATCCATCCTCAACAGGATGCAGACCAAGCAAACTCCACCTACCTTCAACAAAACCAACAAGTTCACATCAGGCTTCCAAAACATCGTTGACGCCTACGGCATCGGGAACTACCGGGAAATAAATCCAG CGCCATACACCATCATCACTTTCCCCTTCCTGTTTGCCGTGATGTTCGGCGACATGGGTCACGGCCTGCTGATGACCTGTGCTGCCCTCTACCTGGTCATCCGGGAGAGTCGCCTCGTGGCCCAGAAGAGTGACAACGAG ATGTTCAACATGGTGTTCGCTGGTCGCTACATCATCCTGCTGATGGggctcttctccatatacacaggCGTCATTTACAATGACTGCTTCTCCAAGTCGCTCAACATGTTCGGCTCTGGATGGAGCGTCAGACCCATGTTTGGCCCCAAAGGAGCCAACTGGAC GTTCGAGACACTTGATGGAAACGCAGTTCTTCAGTTAGACCCAGCTGTCCCCGGTGTGTTCAACGGGCCTTACCCACTCGGAATAGATCCG ATCTGGAACGTTGCCACAAACAAGCTGACCTTCCTGAACTCCTTCAAGATGAAGATGTCCGTGGTCCTGGGAGTCATCCACATGATCTTTGGAGTGTCTCTCAGTCTTTTCAACCACCT GTACTTCAAGAAGCCACTGAACATCTTCCTGGGCTTCATCCCAGAGATCGTCTTCATGTCCAGCCTGTTCGGATACCTCATTCTGCTCGTCTTCATCAAGTGGACGGCCTATGACGTCTTCACCTCCAAGGACGCTCCCAGTCTGCTCATCCACTTCATCAACATGTGTCTCTTTAACTACAATGACCCCACTAACAAGCCCCTCTACGCAGGACAG ATGGGGATCCAGATTTTGTTGGTGCTGATTGCCCTTGCATGTGTACCCTGTATGCTGATTGTGAAAACTATGGTGCTTCGGCGTCAGCATCTGTGGAAAAAGCACCTG TCCCAGAAGAGGGAAGAAACCCCTGCAGAGAATCTAGAGCAGTCTTTAGAGAAAACAGGCGTGTCCTCATCATCCACTGGACTCACCCAACAGGGCACGCAGAAGTTCGGAGGGGTGCGGGTGGGCAATGGGCCCACGGAGGACGAGGCTGGCATCATGGACCACGACCAGCTCTCGCAGCACTCAGAGGAGGGAGACGAG CACTCAGAGGAAGAGCCG TTTGACTTTGGTGACGTCGCTGTCCACCAGGCCATCCACACAATAGAGTACTGTCTGGGATGCATCTCAAACACAGCTTCATACCTGCGTCTCTGGGCCCTCAGCTTGGCTCATGCAC AGCTGTCAGAAGTGCTCTGGACCATGGTGATGCACCTTGGTCTCTCGTCGAGGAGTGGGGGCGGGTTCTTCGGCCTGTCCATCATCTTCGGGGCCTTTGCCACCCTCACCGTTGCCATCCTGCTCGTCATGGAGGGGCTGTCAGCATTCCTGCACGCCCTGCGTCTGCACTG GGTGGAGTTCCAGAACAAGTTCTACTGCGGTCAGGGCTTCAAGTTCGTCCCCTTCTCGTTTGAGAGCATCCTGGAGGGACGTTTTGACGAGTga
- the LOC109996948 gene encoding V-type proton ATPase 116 kDa subunit a 1 isoform X2: MGELFRSEEMTLAQLFLQSEAAYCCVSELGELGMVQFRDLNPDVNVFQRKFVNEVRRCEEMDRKLRFVEKEIKKASIPTVDTGENPEVPFPRDMIDLEATFEKLENELKEINTNQEALKKNFLELTELKHILRRTQQFFDEMEDPNLLEESSALMEGSEGGRGAPLRLGFVAGVISRERIPTFERMLWRVCRGNVFLRKAEIEDPLEDPATGDQVHKSVFIIFFQGDQLKNRVKKICEGFRASLYPCPETPGERKEMLAGVNSRIDDLQMVLNQTEDHRQRVLQAASKTMRVWFIKVRKMKAIYHTLNLCNIDVTQKCLIAEVWCPVSDLDSIQFALRRGTEKSGSTVPSILNRMQTKQTPPTFNKTNKFTSGFQNIVDAYGIGNYREINPAPYTIITFPFLFAVMFGDMGHGLLMTCAALYLVIRESRLVAQKSDNEMFNMVFAGRYIILLMGLFSIYTGVIYNDCFSKSLNMFGSGWSVRPMFGPKGANWTFETLDGNAVLQLDPAVPGVFNGPYPLGIDPIWNVATNKLTFLNSFKMKMSVVLGVIHMIFGVSLSLFNHLYFKKPLNIFLGFIPEIVFMSSLFGYLILLVFIKWTAYDVFTSKDAPSLLIHFINMCLFNYNDPTNKPLYAGQMGIQILLVLIALACVPCMLIVKTMVLRRQHLWKKHLGTQKFGGVRVGNGPTEDEAGIMDHDQLSQHSEEGDEHSEEEPFDFGDVAVHQAIHTIEYCLGCISNTASYLRLWALSLAHAQLSEVLWTMVMHLGLSSRSGGGFFGLSIIFGAFATLTVAILLVMEGLSAFLHALRLHWVEFQNKFYCGQGFKFVPFSFESILEGRFDE, translated from the exons ATGGGGGAACTGTTCAGGAGCGAGGAGATGACCCTCGCCCAGCTCTTTCTCCAGTCTGAGGCAGCCTACTGCTGCGTCAGCGAGCTGGGAGAACTGGGCATGGTCCAGTTCAGAGAT CTAAACCCAGATGTAAACGTGTTCCAGCGCAaatttgtgaatgaagtgaggAGATGTGAGGAGATGGACAGGAAACTGA GGTTTGTGGAGAAGGAGATAAAGAAAGCTAGCATCCCAACTGTGGACACTGGAGAGAACCCGGAGGTGCCTTTTCCTCGGGACATGATCGATCTAGAG GCCACATTTGAGAAACTGGAGAACGAACTGAAGGAGATCAACACAAACCAGGAAGCCCTGAAGAAGAACTTCCTGGAGCTGACGGAGCTCAAACACATCCTCCGACGAACACAGCAGTTCTTTGATGAG ATGGAGGATCCCAACCTGCTGGAGGAGTCATCAGCCCTGATGGAGGGCAGCGAGGGGGGCCGGGGAGCCCCTCTCAGACTGGG GTTTGTGGCTGGAGTGATCAGCAGGGAGAGGATTCCCACCTTTGAGAGGATGCTGTGGAGGGTGTGTCGCGGCAACGTCTTCTTAAGGAAGGCGGAGATCGAGGACCCTCTGGAGGACCCCGCCACG GGAGACCAGGTCCACaaatcagtgttcatcatcttCTTCCAAGGTGACCAGCTGAAGAACAGGGTGAAGAAGATCTGTGAGGG GTTCCGCGCCTCCCTCTACCCGTGTCCAGAGACCCCGGGGGAGAGGAAGGAGATGCTGGCTGGAGTCAACAGCCGCATCGACGATCTCCAGATG GTGCTGAATCAAACAGAGGACCACCGTCAGCGAGTGCTGCAGGCCGCCTCAAAGACGATGCGGGTGTGGTTCATCAAGGTGAGGAAGATGAAGGCCATCTACCACACTCTCAACCTCTGCAACATCGACGTCACCCAGAAGTGTCTGATTGCTGAGGTGTGGTGTCCCGTCTCGGACCTGGACTCCATCCAGTTCGCTCTGCGCAGAGGGacg GAGAAGAGCGGGTCTACGGTGCCATCCATCCTCAACAGGATGCAGACCAAGCAAACTCCACCTACCTTCAACAAAACCAACAAGTTCACATCAGGCTTCCAAAACATCGTTGACGCCTACGGCATCGGGAACTACCGGGAAATAAATCCAG CGCCATACACCATCATCACTTTCCCCTTCCTGTTTGCCGTGATGTTCGGCGACATGGGTCACGGCCTGCTGATGACCTGTGCTGCCCTCTACCTGGTCATCCGGGAGAGTCGCCTCGTGGCCCAGAAGAGTGACAACGAG ATGTTCAACATGGTGTTCGCTGGTCGCTACATCATCCTGCTGATGGggctcttctccatatacacaggCGTCATTTACAATGACTGCTTCTCCAAGTCGCTCAACATGTTCGGCTCTGGATGGAGCGTCAGACCCATGTTTGGCCCCAAAGGAGCCAACTGGAC GTTCGAGACACTTGATGGAAACGCAGTTCTTCAGTTAGACCCAGCTGTCCCCGGTGTGTTCAACGGGCCTTACCCACTCGGAATAGATCCG ATCTGGAACGTTGCCACAAACAAGCTGACCTTCCTGAACTCCTTCAAGATGAAGATGTCCGTGGTCCTGGGAGTCATCCACATGATCTTTGGAGTGTCTCTCAGTCTTTTCAACCACCT GTACTTCAAGAAGCCACTGAACATCTTCCTGGGCTTCATCCCAGAGATCGTCTTCATGTCCAGCCTGTTCGGATACCTCATTCTGCTCGTCTTCATCAAGTGGACGGCCTATGACGTCTTCACCTCCAAGGACGCTCCCAGTCTGCTCATCCACTTCATCAACATGTGTCTCTTTAACTACAATGACCCCACTAACAAGCCCCTCTACGCAGGACAG ATGGGGATCCAGATTTTGTTGGTGCTGATTGCCCTTGCATGTGTACCCTGTATGCTGATTGTGAAAACTATGGTGCTTCGGCGTCAGCATCTGTGGAAAAAGCACCTG GGCACGCAGAAGTTCGGAGGGGTGCGGGTGGGCAATGGGCCCACGGAGGACGAGGCTGGCATCATGGACCACGACCAGCTCTCGCAGCACTCAGAGGAGGGAGACGAG CACTCAGAGGAAGAGCCG TTTGACTTTGGTGACGTCGCTGTCCACCAGGCCATCCACACAATAGAGTACTGTCTGGGATGCATCTCAAACACAGCTTCATACCTGCGTCTCTGGGCCCTCAGCTTGGCTCATGCAC AGCTGTCAGAAGTGCTCTGGACCATGGTGATGCACCTTGGTCTCTCGTCGAGGAGTGGGGGCGGGTTCTTCGGCCTGTCCATCATCTTCGGGGCCTTTGCCACCCTCACCGTTGCCATCCTGCTCGTCATGGAGGGGCTGTCAGCATTCCTGCACGCCCTGCGTCTGCACTG GGTGGAGTTCCAGAACAAGTTCTACTGCGGTCAGGGCTTCAAGTTCGTCCCCTTCTCGTTTGAGAGCATCCTGGAGGGACGTTTTGACGAGTga